In Cicer arietinum cultivar CDC Frontier isolate Library 1 chromosome 7, Cicar.CDCFrontier_v2.0, whole genome shotgun sequence, the genomic window CTTATCTTTTTTAGCTTTTGTtttagttgatataatttttttaataaaaaaatatctttatttaaatttgaaataaaatatgacaAATATTATGTGAATACATTATATATGCTAAGTTTtttcttacattttttttatataccctttatttattaatttatgattatttattaattttttttttattttcctatatGAGACTATTCTTGCTTTTAAAAAATGTGGTGATATACGATAAtctaaagagaaaaaaaaatagaggaaacaaattttataatatcgaAACTAATGATCTGTTAATGAAATCTGTCAGaataatttgttaattaattaaataaatatattaataattatttttatgtagaAAATAAACTTCAAAATGACATGTGgctaacatttattattttaacagtgtaattaatataaaataaaaaacaaaatttatatttatcttaattagttttaataaCTTGGTCTTTGATTCTTTTCTCAAATTAATcgtttatctttttcttttcaacagCCAAGGttaataatttgtattattaataatttaaaaaatattttattttactaaaataaaagaattccTAAAAATACTAATATCTTCATCTTTATCTTCGTCACCTACATCACCACCTTTATATTGACTAAGTTAAATTTCAATTACTGGTTATTTTAATTTCAGGTTAAAATATTGAgtaatttgtttataatatgATTTAAACAGACAACTTGTGTAAACAGTGAAATTTCTGAaatattgaataatttatttataatatcatttaaataGGCAAATCGTGCGTAAGTagttaaatttttgaaatactaaacaagttatttatattatgatagatattaatatttcaagaaccagtcaatataatatattaacacaaatcttcaaaatatttttctcattataattttaatttaaatgttatttatttttttaatttattataacatcaaaatattttaataattaatatataccaATTAGGGCGGTGCAAAAAATATGAGGCTAAAATCCAAAACCAGATCCAAAtccattttatatttgaatttgatttttattcacTACTAATATtctgttaattttgagattttatttcttgaaaaatatttgaaatttatttatttttttcaaaaaaatataaaaaaaaactttttttctcaaaaaaattttaaattgaattttttctcaaaaaatttgtgAGAATAAATGActgatttttaaactatgaataaatgattttttaaaaaataatcaaattttaactgattttgaaaaaaaaattattttaaaattaaaattttaaaaaacgttttttaattataaactagttatttaaccataaccaattttacaattggttttataaccgattttaaaccaaataataaatttggttataaatttaaattcatatattagttttaagataGACATGggttgatttttaagaaaaaccaACTATGAACAGCCCTAATACCAATTATAAATTAtcctaaaatatataaaaatataatcatcacacattaaaaattaataattaaaattatacagTAACaaatattgagaaaaaaaacagaaaaatatattaaaaaaatttataaatgtgagtAAAATATTTAACGGAATAAGgtaatttaatatcaattttttattttaatttattttgataaaaattgagTGCATtgttagtatatattatttttatttataactaataattaataaaaatcgttgattttattatataattgtaATTGTTATGATAAAGTAACTTCCCAATCAAAGATGCCGTAAAAGAATATAAccagaaaataaaatacaaggATAAATTGACACTATTTCTCAGTCACCACTGACAACAAGCTTTCATTCACACCTTTTTCCCgcgaaaataaagaaaaaagaataagtAAAcaactttgtttttatttctttttttggaaATAATGTGTTAACATTTTGCCTCTTTATTTTcccatgaaaaaaaaaaagtggttttTTCGCTCAATTTAAATTGGCAATGTTGTGAAAGTGAAATGCTTGTCTTTCTCCGAAATTAAAATGTGAGATCTAATTATAGtcaaattcatcttcttcctctttttgaAACAGTACTGTTTTTCAAATCTTCAGATTTTTTATTCCTTCTAGAACTTTCTGTTACCGatactttcttttgttttagGTTCATATGTTTGTGTCTTTTTctgggaattttttttttttacaactgtTATCCACTACTACAGTGTAGTAGTGATTGCAGGCTTCATTCGGTTCTGAGTTGTGTGTATCGCttaatcactttttttatttatttaatttttcagtttctttgttattcattatttattaaattatggaTTTTTTAGCTTTTTTCTGATTGGAACCTTTCTAGGGTTTAGCatcttatttttatgtttttattttatttttattttctttgatgtGTATTTGTGCTATTGGTGGAGTTTATGACGTTTTGTTTATGAGGTGTTTGTGTTATTGTGTAGTTGTTGAAAGCTTTTTAAGAATCTCATAACTTTCGGGACTATTTTTTGCACTTCATTCTAAACTTGTTATTAAGTCTTTTTTGTCAGTCACCCTGCTTTGGAAATTGGGGTTATAGAAAGTTACAATTTTTACTTCTAGTTTGCCATTGACAATTGGAAATCAATTATTTCATCTAAAagggtattttattttattttcattttcatttttactttgaatttgaatttcagttgattaaaaaaaaggaaTGAGGGGTGAGAGAAATAGGAAGCTACATTTAAGCAAGATCTATTCATTCACATGTTGTAAAGCAAGTTCAGTTGATGGAGATCATGCACAGATTGGTGGTAAAGGCTATTCAAGAGTGGTGTTATGCAATGAAACAGATAGTAGTGTTGAGGAAATTGGGAGTAGTAGGAACTATTATGAGTATGCAGATAATTGTGTGAGATCTACAACATTTCTATTTTTTGGTTACTGGTGTTCTGGCTTTCACAAAACTTGCTCCTTGTAGTGCTGGTAGTGCTATTCTTCctcttgttgttgttattggAGCTACTATTGTCAAAGAAGGTATTGAAGTAGGAAAAAGCAGGTACTATATTCTAACTACCAACACTTTCTGTTGtggatttaattttatataattacgtatttttatttttttggaaccTTTTTGAAAATTTGTGGTCTTTTTACAAGGCCATCCATGAAGTACTTTACCAAAAGTAAAAAATGTCGCTAGCAGCTTATGGAATATTGTTGCTTTTCTGTTTAGTTTCTTGGTTTTGTTTGGAAAGGATGAAGTTTAATTACTTAATTGTTTGTTCAAATGATTTATATGGCAAAATATTTGAATCTGTTAAATTGTAGGGTAatgcctgtgattttgttgtattatatgaaaatctaaaatgttatttttaatcaatggtTAGTAACACATGAgttatattttctaagtgtgCCTGCATATGATAAAAATATCCCTCTGCCAAAATTGAACTTCTTGCACAAAAGGTAATTATAACAAAATGTAATAGAGTAgaattaaaataacttttattctAATTGTTGAATTTGTAGTTAACTTCTATTACCCATTCATATTCTTATCTAACCTTACTCACATCTCTTTTAATTCTTTGTCTCTATTTTTATATCTCTTTTAGACTTTCTCTCGGTTTTCTCCTATACGCCTCTCTATCTTATTGTCACCACTAGGTAATTATCATAATCACTCTTTTCATAGTGTTTTATATCATGAATCAAATGTTGAATTAGTTAATTTTGCATTctataaaaagttaataaattttataagccTACAAGTTTAACACCTAGTATGGTGCCACTATatgatatatacatatacatatatatgaaaatagaaataaattacATACTGTTCTTATGAGAGAAGCTCAAATTTTCTAGAAAAACTTGACTATAATAATGTACAAGTTTTGAGCAAAACTCAACTTTTTTAGTCTTCTTCTAACCATTGGAAGATGGTTCATACTTGAGTGGCACTTCAATTCAGTGATGCAAGTAAGGACAATTCCATGCTGTTAATTGAAACCATACTTGTTGAGAATGAAAACTTGCCAATAGCTTTTTTTAAAGGACACTTAGGAATTGTATGCACAAAAAGGTTCCATGAAAAAGAATGTGCATTGCAACTCACCTAGGCTCAACCAAACTTTCAGTCATAGTATCCCCTGAAGACTGAGTGTTGGATTGCAGACGAAAATCATATCTCGGCAAAGTGGATTTGCTGAGTTCTGAACTACTCGAATTAATAAAAGGTGGCTGTGTTAGCTGAGAAATTTCGTGGTTGTTATTGATCATTTTTACAACTACCGACATTGATGGTCTCAGTTCTGCAGTTGCTTGTGCACAAAGCAACCCTATCTGAAGCATTTGACAAGCTTCCTCGGTAGGGAAATTACCCTCTAGGATTGGATCAAAAATGTCAGATAGCCTATTTGATCCATAAAGGTTCCAAACCTTGTACCAAAGAGAACAAAAAAACAATGAAGGGTGTTAGAAATATGAGGATATTTGTGTTATCAAAAGCATTGATTGAATTAGTAATGTAGTGGTAATAGCATGGTGTATGATACCGTTTGTAGGATAGAGGATGAATTTAGAACATAGGAACTGTTTCTTTTGCCAGATACAATTTCAATAACTAGAACTCCAAAACTATAAACATCTGCTTTCTCGGTTAACTTCCCGCGAATTACGTACTCAGGAGCCATATAACCTCTAATCatgaacataaaaaaatatgtcagATGAATTGTACAAGGATAGTATAGTATATGAACCATGTCTCGAACTTATATAAGCATGAAATCAACATAAGGAATTATGctatcttatttttttacataagaTAAATAAATGCTTGTTAGTCAAAAAATTTGGACTGTTATCGTAATAGTGATTGATACAAAGAAGATTAAAAATGCTTAAGGAAAGAAAGAAACTCTCTTTTATTGTAGAGAAAGGAATTATCATGATAAACTGCAGaacagataaaaaataatactatatcAAAGAGTGGTACCTACCAACATAAGTGTTAGAATTCAATTGTGAGCGATTAGTTCCACATCGACTAGGAATGAAGGAAATGTTGAATATATAAGAACGATTACCCATATACCCATTGTCTTAAGGTTTTGGGTGAAGATGTGATGTCAATGCTCCCCCCGAATCTCCAACAAATCCAGCTCTCCCACCAATCCAAATCAAGGCTCTTATACCACTTGTTGGAGAGTCTAGGGGAGCACGTTGCAGCGGCAATGATTAAATGTTTCAAGATATTTAACTCAtcatttaggattttatttatcatttgttATAGATATCGCTTATACATAAGCATTTATACTAATAAGAGTTTATGCTATAAAAGAAAAATCTGCATGTGATACATTAAACTCATGCAAAACACATAGATGTTGGGACTTGAAACATAAGATGCAGAATAGGATCATGGATGCACTTACAGTGTCCCGGCAACGACTGTGCTAATGTGAGAATTGTTTTCTGGAAACAATCTAGCAAGTCCAAAATCAGCAATCTTGGGTGTGAAGTCCTCCTCAAGAAGAATGTTGCTTAATTTTATATCTCTATGAATGATTCTCACATGTGATTCCTCATGAAGGTAAGCCATGCCTTCTGCAATTCCCAATATGACCTTGTGCCTTAGTTCCCAAGTAAGAGGTTGACAAATCCTTCTAACTGTGGATCATTTCAAAGGATATACTATAAGTGGCTAAACTTAAATTTAAAGGTAATTTCTTGAACAGATTTAAACGATATGTACCGTCAGTGTAAATAATTTGTACActgtcaatcaattataattattggaTCATTGAAATTGTTtgactttaattaaaaatggtGTGATATTTGTACACTGTCATTAAACTCTCTTTTAAAGGTGTGATATCTGATATAAAGTTACAAACCAGATAGGTGATCATGGAGACTTTGGTTGGGCACATATTCATAAACAAGAAGGCTTTCAGGTCCTGTAATGCTGCACCCCAAAAGCTTGACGAGATTTTTGTGATGAATTCCACTGATCAAATTGACCTCATTGAAGAAATGATCTACCCATTGTGTTGAGTTAAAGCTAAGCCTTTTTACGGCCACAATATTTCCATCTGGCATAACTCCCTATATTGAAAGACATGACAAATCTTTAAGCATCTATGATGCACTGAATTTAACATGGATATTGGACACACCATTGACATATCAACAccgataataatttgaaaaatagaagtAACTGAATGTCAGTTTTGGGAATTGACAAGTGTTAGACACCTGATATGTCTTCAATCTTAAGTATTGGTACTACATTCTATGTAACCACTAAGCAACAATAAGGTCCAAAATTATAATAAGACATGAGATCAGAATATACTTTATAAACTGAACCTGATCCTCCTTGCCCAAGTTTATTGGCATCATCGAAGTAATCTGTTG contains:
- the LOC101507235 gene encoding cysteine-rich receptor-like protein kinase 3, which encodes MSPSTSFILIFLFLFYFTPSPTLSDPRATKASLLCTNRTATSMPHRKIFISNFLSAMDSLTPLISTQRYGAVSKGTTQNAAVYAFAECFKDLSQSDCNVCIAQCKTQILSCLPFQKGTRGGKLFFDGCYLRYDDYNFFNESFSDQDTVLCSGNTTSNGDIVDVYRDSALKLVRNLSVLAPKNDGFSVGFVKRENVTVYGLAQCWRFINGSKCGECLEDAVSRIGSLCGKKEEARGLNSGCYLRYSGKKFYNNNSNGSDVIDGNHGHRKMDIILASSFAVVALLLAVATVVFFTRKNVMRRRRERRQFGTLLDKVNKSKLNVPYEILEKATDYFDDANKLGQGGSGSVYKGVMPDGNIVAVKRLSFNSTQWVDHFFNEVNLISGIHHKNLVKLLGCSITGPESLLVYEYVPNQSLHDHLSVRRICQPLTWELRHKVILGIAEGMAYLHEESHVRIIHRDIKLSNILLEEDFTPKIADFGLARLFPENNSHISTVVAGTLGYMAPEYVIRGKLTEKADVYSFGVLVIEIVSGKRNSSYVLNSSSILQTVWNLYGSNRLSDIFDPILEGNFPTEEACQMLQIGLLCAQATAELRPSMSVVVKMINNNHEISQLTQPPFINSSSSELSKSTLPRYDFRLQSNTQSSGDTMTESLVEPSMELSLLASLN